The following coding sequences lie in one Pseudarthrobacter phenanthrenivorans Sphe3 genomic window:
- a CDS encoding ROK family protein translates to MAGSAAATAPSEAGTPGNMGDVRRSNLALVLGRVVQSPAGSHLTRAQIAAATGLTKASVSSIVLDLLEAGILREVGLSRQGERGRPGVGLELNPARGVMGMEINVDYIAAGVTDLSGRVVVQDIRERDNRDSASAPVMSALAGLASDVRRAAAAKGVEVLGGGLAVPGLVEAGTSTVTVAPNLGWRDTPLDLSGLLPGAPLGVSLFNEANAAALAELAHGPHARRNFLFVSGEVGVGGGLVIDSELFTGPEGNAGEVGHIVVDPAGTRCSCGGTGCLETEAGQDAIFAAAGIQVKGRSRSESMSRLLAALAAGDPDALQAVQRAGRSLGIAVASASRMVNVRSVVLGGHFAVLDQWLREPLLEGLAKYAPGALPPEHVTTAVVGESGALLGAAGSVVRALVEAPHRLQA, encoded by the coding sequence ATGGCCGGCAGTGCAGCTGCTACCGCACCGTCCGAGGCAGGGACGCCAGGAAACATGGGCGACGTGCGAAGGAGTAACCTCGCCCTGGTCCTGGGAAGGGTAGTGCAATCCCCGGCGGGGTCTCACCTGACGCGGGCGCAGATCGCAGCCGCCACCGGGCTGACCAAGGCCTCGGTTTCCAGCATCGTCCTTGACCTTTTGGAGGCCGGTATCCTCCGCGAAGTGGGGCTGAGCCGCCAGGGGGAACGGGGCAGGCCCGGTGTGGGCCTTGAATTGAATCCTGCCCGCGGCGTGATGGGCATGGAAATCAACGTGGACTACATTGCCGCCGGGGTCACCGATCTTTCCGGCCGGGTAGTGGTGCAGGACATCCGGGAACGGGACAACCGGGACAGCGCCAGCGCTCCGGTGATGTCCGCCTTGGCCGGGCTGGCCAGTGACGTGCGCAGGGCTGCCGCGGCCAAGGGCGTCGAGGTGCTCGGCGGCGGGCTTGCCGTGCCCGGACTTGTTGAAGCCGGCACGTCCACTGTGACGGTGGCACCGAACTTGGGCTGGCGGGATACGCCGCTGGATCTGTCCGGGCTGCTGCCGGGCGCGCCGCTGGGGGTTTCCCTGTTTAACGAGGCCAACGCCGCCGCGCTGGCTGAGCTGGCGCACGGCCCCCATGCGCGGCGCAACTTCCTGTTCGTCTCCGGTGAAGTGGGGGTCGGCGGCGGCCTGGTCATCGATTCTGAGCTTTTCACCGGGCCGGAAGGAAACGCCGGCGAAGTGGGCCACATCGTGGTGGACCCTGCGGGGACCCGCTGCTCCTGCGGCGGGACGGGATGTCTGGAGACGGAGGCCGGGCAGGACGCGATTTTCGCGGCCGCCGGCATCCAGGTCAAGGGGCGTTCCAGGTCGGAAAGCATGTCCCGGCTCCTGGCGGCGCTGGCCGCCGGCGATCCCGACGCCCTGCAGGCCGTGCAAAGGGCGGGGCGCTCGTTGGGCATTGCAGTGGCGTCAGCATCACGGATGGTGAACGTGCGGTCTGTGGTCCTTGGCGGGCACTTCGCCGTCCTGGACCAGTGGTTGAGGGAGCCGTTGTTGGAAGGCCTGGCCAAGTATGCTCCCGGGGCTCTTCCGCCCGAACATGTCACTACCGCGGTGGTGGGGGAGTCGGGCGCCCTGTTGGGTGCGGCGGGCAGCGTGGTCCGGGCCCTGGTGGAGGCGCCGCACCGGCTCCAGGCCTAG
- the xylA gene encoding xylose isomerase produces the protein MTLSPTPADKFTFGLWTVGWTGADPFGVATRAALDPVEAVHRLAELGAYGITFHDNDLVPFEATASERELILKNFKAALAETGLKVPMVTTNLFSHPVFKDGGFTSNDRSIRRFALSKVLRNIDSAAEFGAETFVMWGGREGSEYDGSKDLAAALDRMKEGVDTAAAYIKDKGYNLRIALEPKPNEPRGDIFLPTVGHGLAFIAQLEHGDIVGLNPETGHEQMAGLNFTHGIAQALWAGKLFHIDLNGQRGIKYDQDLVFGHGDLTSAFFTVDLLENGFPNGGPRYDGPRHFDYKPSRTDGYDGVWESAKANMATYLLLKERALAFRADPEVQAALATSGVGELGEPTLAAGETTTDLLADTTAFEDFDANKAAERSFAFVRLNQLAIEHLLGAR, from the coding sequence ATGACTCTCTCCCCTACACCGGCTGATAAGTTCACTTTTGGTTTGTGGACCGTTGGCTGGACCGGTGCTGACCCGTTCGGTGTCGCCACCCGCGCGGCCCTGGATCCTGTTGAGGCGGTCCACCGGCTGGCCGAGCTGGGTGCGTACGGCATCACGTTCCATGACAACGACCTGGTCCCGTTCGAGGCCACGGCCTCGGAGCGGGAGCTGATCCTGAAGAACTTCAAGGCAGCCCTGGCCGAGACCGGCCTGAAGGTTCCCATGGTGACCACCAACCTGTTCAGCCACCCGGTGTTCAAGGACGGCGGCTTCACCTCCAACGACCGTTCCATCCGCCGGTTCGCCCTGTCCAAGGTGCTGCGCAACATCGATTCGGCCGCCGAGTTCGGTGCTGAGACTTTCGTGATGTGGGGCGGGCGTGAAGGCAGCGAATACGACGGGTCCAAGGACCTCGCCGCGGCCCTGGACCGGATGAAGGAAGGCGTGGACACCGCCGCCGCCTACATCAAGGACAAGGGCTACAACCTGCGCATCGCCCTGGAGCCCAAGCCGAACGAGCCGCGCGGTGACATCTTCCTGCCCACCGTGGGCCACGGCCTGGCGTTCATCGCCCAGCTCGAACACGGCGACATCGTGGGCCTGAACCCCGAAACCGGGCACGAGCAGATGGCCGGGCTGAACTTCACCCACGGCATCGCCCAGGCCCTGTGGGCCGGCAAGCTCTTCCACATCGACCTCAACGGCCAGCGCGGCATCAAGTACGACCAGGACCTCGTCTTCGGCCACGGCGACCTGACCAGCGCGTTCTTCACCGTGGACCTGCTCGAAAACGGCTTCCCCAACGGCGGCCCCCGCTACGACGGACCGCGGCACTTCGACTACAAGCCCTCCCGCACCGACGGCTACGACGGCGTCTGGGAATCAGCCAAAGCAAACATGGCCACCTACCTGCTCCTGAAAGAACGCGCCCTGGCCTTCCGCGCAGACCCCGAAGTCCAGGCAGCCCTGGCCACCTCCGGCGTCGGCGAACTCGGCGAACCCACCCTCGCCGCCGGCGAAACCACCACCGACCTGCTCGCCGACACCACCGCGTTCGAAGACTTCGACGCCAACAAAGCAGCCGAACGCTCCTTCGCCTTCGTCCGCCTCAACCAACTCGCCATCGAACACCTCCTGGGTGCCCGCTAA